One Paenibacillus riograndensis SBR5 DNA segment encodes these proteins:
- a CDS encoding ABC transporter ATP-binding protein, giving the protein MELQIEQVSKSYGAKHALSGITLKLKPGVTGLLGPNGAGKSTLMRMLATIEKPTQGRIAWNGVDIAGQPQVLRKELGYLPQDFGVYPNLTPLEFLEYIAAMKGLSARSARTRINELLEILNLANDRKRLLGGFSGGMRQRVGIAQSLLNDPSLLIVDEPTVGLDPGERIGFRNLLSSLSGDRIIILSTHIVTDIESIAPTIALMAKGRLVKYAAPENLIQSVEQKVWNCILPTASLPEMQAKYTVSSAIQRSDGIHTRIVSDLRPSANATLLPASLEDAYLYTVSSLGVQP; this is encoded by the coding sequence ATGGAATTGCAAATTGAACAGGTATCGAAAAGCTATGGTGCAAAGCATGCCCTCAGCGGCATCACCTTGAAGCTCAAACCAGGGGTGACCGGTCTGCTCGGCCCCAATGGTGCCGGGAAATCCACGCTGATGCGGATGCTCGCGACTATCGAGAAGCCAACGCAAGGAAGGATTGCATGGAATGGTGTGGATATTGCCGGGCAACCGCAGGTTTTGCGGAAGGAACTCGGCTATTTGCCGCAGGACTTCGGTGTGTATCCAAATCTGACTCCGCTTGAATTCCTGGAATATATAGCGGCGATGAAAGGACTGTCCGCCCGGTCTGCGCGGACCCGGATCAATGAGCTGCTGGAAATTTTAAATCTCGCGAATGACCGGAAGCGGCTGCTTGGCGGATTCTCGGGCGGCATGAGACAGCGGGTGGGCATTGCCCAATCCCTGCTTAATGATCCGTCGCTGCTTATTGTCGACGAACCCACAGTCGGGCTGGACCCCGGAGAAAGAATCGGTTTCCGCAATTTATTATCCAGCTTGTCCGGGGACAGGATCATTATTTTATCAACGCATATCGTGACCGATATTGAATCCATCGCCCCCACCATCGCGCTGATGGCGAAGGGCCGGCTGGTCAAGTATGCGGCACCGGAGAACCTGATCCAGAGTGTGGAGCAGAAGGTCTGGAACTGTATCCTGCCTACCGCCTCACTGCCGGAAATGCAGGCTAAATACACGGTCAGCAGCGCTATTCAGCGCAGCGACGGCATCCACACCCGGATCGTTTCCGACCTGCGTCCCAGTGCAAATGCCACTCTGCTGCCCGCTTCACTGGAGGATGCGTACCTGTATACAGTGTCCTCGTTAGGGGTCCAGCCATGA